From a single Cytophagales bacterium WSM2-2 genomic region:
- the rpmA gene encoding 50S ribosomal protein L27, protein MAHKKGEGKVKNGRESESKRLGIKVYGGQKVVAGNIIVRQRGTKHHPGKNVGIGKDHTLFALTNGVVAFKKGRADRSFVSVVAEA, encoded by the coding sequence ATGGCACACAAGAAAGGTGAAGGTAAAGTAAAGAACGGTCGCGAGTCGGAAAGCAAAAGACTTGGAATCAAGGTTTATGGAGGTCAGAAGGTTGTAGCTGGCAATATTATTGTGCGTCAGCGCGGCACCAAACACCATCCTGGCAAGAATGTAGGCATAGGTAAAGATCATACCTTGTTTGCGTTGACTAACGGTGTGGTGGCTTTCAAAAAAGGAAGAGCCGACAGATCGTTTGTTTCTGTTGTGGCAGAAGCATAA